Proteins encoded within one genomic window of Spiribacter curvatus:
- a CDS encoding 5-formyltetrahydrofolate cyclo-ligase, translated as MRRRLRARRAARQAARAAADRVTRLPHWRRARHVALYLAADGEIDTTPLIHAAWRAGKRVYLPVIRSPSGRLAFRRYTPTTALRSGRFGIRIPARTAEPLRAVAGLDLLIMPLVGFDAAGHRLGMGGGFYDRTLAGRRRGRRPLRLGLAHVCQQQPAIPHDRWDQRLDRVVTDQSTHFC; from the coding sequence CTGCGCCGCCGGCTGCGTGCCCGCCGTGCGGCCCGTCAGGCCGCGCGCGCCGCCGCCGATCGTGTCACCCGGCTGCCGCACTGGCGCCGGGCGCGGCATGTCGCGCTCTACCTTGCCGCCGATGGCGAGATCGATACCACACCGCTGATCCACGCCGCCTGGCGAGCGGGTAAGCGCGTCTATCTGCCGGTCATCCGATCACCATCCGGGCGGCTGGCCTTCCGCCGCTACACCCCCACCACAGCGCTCCGCAGCGGCCGGTTCGGCATCCGCATCCCCGCCCGCACCGCCGAGCCGCTGCGCGCGGTGGCCGGCCTCGATCTGCTCATCATGCCCTTGGTGGGTTTCGATGCCGCCGGCCATCGGCTGGGCATGGGCGGTGGATTCTATGACCGGACACTGGCGGGTCGACGTCGGGGCCGGCGGCCGCTGCGCCTGGGCCTGGCCCACGTCTGTCAGCAACAGCCCGCCATTCCTCATGACCGCTGGGACCAGCGCCTGGATCGGGTGGTCACGGATCAGTCAACGCATTTCTGCTAG
- the lgt gene encoding prolipoprotein diacylglyceryl transferase has product MLQYPAIDPIALSLGPLDIHWYGVMYAIGFGLAWWLGRRRAARADTPVVPAQIDDLLLFGAIGVVVGGRIGYALFYSGGDLLADPLSLLRVWEGGMAFHGGLLGVILMMAWYARRQGITPLALGDFVAPLIPPGLAAGRLGNFINGELWGAPTALPWGMVYPPLGPEPRHPSQLYELALEGLVLFALVWGFSRHPRPAGAVTGVFLSGYGSVRFAVEFVRLPDAHIGYLSGGWLTMGQLLSLPMIAAGLVLLAWAYRQRLSTALK; this is encoded by the coding sequence ATGCTGCAGTATCCCGCCATCGATCCGATCGCCCTGTCACTCGGCCCCCTCGACATCCACTGGTATGGAGTGATGTATGCCATCGGCTTCGGCCTGGCGTGGTGGCTGGGCCGCCGCCGGGCCGCCCGTGCCGACACCCCGGTGGTGCCAGCGCAGATCGACGATCTGCTGCTGTTCGGGGCGATCGGCGTGGTGGTGGGGGGCCGTATCGGTTATGCGCTTTTCTACAGCGGCGGCGACCTGCTGGCCGATCCGCTCTCGCTGCTGCGCGTCTGGGAAGGCGGTATGGCCTTCCATGGCGGCCTGCTGGGCGTGATCCTGATGATGGCATGGTACGCGCGCCGTCAGGGCATCACGCCACTGGCACTGGGCGACTTCGTCGCGCCGCTGATCCCACCGGGACTGGCCGCCGGACGGCTTGGCAACTTCATTAACGGCGAGCTCTGGGGCGCACCCACCGCGCTCCCCTGGGGCATGGTCTACCCCCCGCTCGGCCCCGAGCCACGCCACCCCTCGCAACTCTACGAGCTGGCGCTGGAGGGGCTGGTGCTGTTTGCGCTGGTGTGGGGGTTTTCGCGCCATCCGCGACCGGCCGGGGCGGTCACCGGGGTGTTCCTCAGCGGCTACGGGTCCGTCCGGTTCGCGGTGGAGTTCGTGCGCCTGCCGGATGCGCATATCGGCTATCTGTCCGGCGGCTGGCTGACCATGGGGCAGCTGCTCTCGCTGCCGATGATCGCCGCCGGCCTGGTGCTGCTCGCCTGGGCCTATCGCCAGCGTCTGTCCACCGCCTTGAAATAG
- a CDS encoding glucosaminidase domain-containing protein — protein sequence MATTTDNPPAPAGTLRAVIDALPLTATLTAIVLTWLSWPDVANSDGDVPPLQPVEARSAEALEATFADFGYAWPADQVPPVSVQTFPHDLAETRTPVKKSLFFRTLLPLVLAENARIEAQRESLMKAIDGDLPEARRVAILTRLAGEYGVDTDPLTDATARTLRARVDTVPPALALAQAAKESGWGTSRFAIEGNNLFGEWTWDASQGMTPRERSADADHFVRRFETLRISVRSYLNNLNRHGAYERFRTLRTEARQAGRGMTPAQMAGGLEQYSERGLAYVNEVRAMITTNRLDRVMANARLTELPERIAQR from the coding sequence ATGGCAACGACAACCGATAACCCACCGGCCCCGGCCGGCACGCTGCGCGCGGTCATTGATGCGCTACCGCTCACCGCGACGCTGACCGCCATCGTCCTCACCTGGCTGAGCTGGCCCGACGTCGCCAACAGCGATGGTGACGTACCACCGCTGCAGCCGGTGGAGGCCCGGAGCGCCGAGGCACTGGAGGCGACCTTCGCCGATTTCGGTTATGCCTGGCCGGCCGATCAGGTGCCGCCGGTGAGCGTGCAGACGTTCCCGCACGACCTCGCCGAGACCCGTACGCCGGTGAAAAAGTCGCTGTTCTTCCGCACCCTGTTACCGCTGGTGCTGGCCGAGAATGCGCGGATCGAGGCGCAGCGCGAGTCGCTGATGAAGGCCATCGACGGCGATCTGCCAGAGGCGCGCCGGGTGGCGATCCTCACCCGGCTCGCCGGTGAGTACGGCGTCGACACCGATCCGCTGACCGATGCCACCGCCCGGACCCTGAGGGCGCGGGTGGACACGGTCCCACCGGCGCTGGCGCTGGCGCAGGCGGCCAAGGAGAGCGGCTGGGGCACATCGCGCTTCGCGATTGAGGGCAATAACCTGTTCGGCGAATGGACCTGGGATGCGAGCCAGGGCATGACGCCGCGCGAGCGTTCGGCGGATGCCGATCACTTCGTGCGCCGATTCGAGACCCTGCGCATCTCGGTGCGAAGCTACCTGAACAATCTCAACCGTCATGGCGCCTATGAGCGCTTTCGCACGCTGCGCACCGAGGCGCGCCAGGCCGGCCGCGGCATGACCCCGGCGCAGATGGCCGGCGGGCTCGAGCAGTACTCCGAGCGCGGCCTCGCTTATGTCAACGAGGTGCGCGCCATGATCACCACCAACCGGCTTGATCGGGTCATGGCCAATGCCCGCCTGACCGAGCTGCCCGAGCGTATCGCGCAGCGCTAG
- a CDS encoding cell division protein ZapA, with product MSEPVKVSILDRDFMVAAPEGSHDGLRASARQLDARMREIRDSGKVVGTDRIAIMAALNITHELLEAQAQRRDAEGVAERLKALDARIDDYLESVEIPAELRRR from the coding sequence ATGAGCGAACCGGTCAAGGTCAGCATTCTCGATCGCGACTTCATGGTGGCGGCACCGGAGGGATCGCATGATGGCCTGCGCGCATCGGCCCGCCAGCTCGATGCGCGGATGCGCGAGATCCGTGACAGCGGCAAGGTGGTGGGGACCGACCGAATCGCCATCATGGCGGCCCTCAACATCACCCACGAGCTACTCGAGGCCCAGGCTCAGCGCCGTGATGCCGAGGGGGTCGCCGAGCGGCTGAAGGCACTGGACGCACGCATCGATGATTACCTCGAGAGCGTCGAGATCCCGGCAGAGCTTCGCCGGCGCTAG
- a CDS encoding GGDEF domain-containing protein, giving the protein MIEDELRTERQRLHELITNLNAAMLVEDGSRRVILANQVFCHAFALDADSDELVGADGGAINARLSTVFVDPAAFLRRTEEILEGRSAVHGESFDLADGRRLERDYVPVFLDGVYHGHLWQYRDITERRAYEQRLMDLANTDPVTGLPNRRHIMDRLEEELARTSRSDRPATAMLVDIDFFKEINDSHGHIAGDTALVNLSGALRRSLRMTDIVGRIGGDEFLILLPLTDENGAEAVAERLRSDVGALQVPGSDRRQGLSISIGLTPLDKGRRDSRSLLMRADAALYEAKARGRGRGTIVRCAEVTGEGG; this is encoded by the coding sequence GTGATCGAAGACGAACTCCGCACCGAGCGCCAGCGCCTCCATGAGCTGATCACGAACCTCAACGCCGCCATGCTGGTTGAGGACGGATCGCGCCGCGTCATCCTCGCCAACCAGGTCTTCTGCCATGCCTTCGCCCTGGACGCGGACAGTGATGAGCTGGTGGGCGCCGACGGCGGCGCCATCAACGCCCGCCTGTCGACGGTGTTCGTGGATCCGGCCGCGTTTCTGCGCCGGACCGAGGAGATCCTGGAGGGTCGCTCGGCCGTGCATGGTGAATCGTTCGACCTCGCTGACGGCCGCCGGCTCGAGCGCGATTACGTCCCGGTATTCCTCGATGGCGTCTATCATGGCCACCTCTGGCAGTATCGGGACATCACCGAGCGTCGGGCCTATGAGCAGCGCCTCATGGATCTGGCCAACACCGACCCGGTGACCGGTCTGCCCAATCGCCGCCACATCATGGACCGGCTTGAAGAGGAGCTGGCGCGCACGTCGCGCAGCGACCGGCCCGCGACGGCGATGCTGGTCGATATCGATTTTTTCAAGGAAATCAACGACTCCCACGGTCACATCGCAGGCGACACGGCCCTCGTCAACCTGAGCGGGGCGCTGCGCCGCAGCTTGCGGATGACCGATATCGTCGGGCGCATCGGCGGTGATGAGTTCCTCATTCTCCTGCCCCTCACCGATGAGAACGGGGCCGAGGCGGTCGCCGAACGGCTGCGTAGCGATGTCGGCGCCCTGCAGGTACCGGGCTCGGATCGCCGCCAGGGGCTGTCAATCAGCATCGGTCTGACGCCGCTGGATAAGGGACGGCGTGACAGCCGCAGCCTGCTGATGCGCGCCGATGCCGCGCTCTACGAGGCGAAGGCCCGGGGCCGGGGCCGGGGCACGATCGTTCGCTGTGCCGAGGTGACCGGCGAAGGCGGGTAA
- a CDS encoding thymidylate synthase, whose protein sequence is MQQYLDLLRHVRDHGVEKADRTGTGTRSVFGWQARYDLADGFPMVTTKRLHLRAIIHELLWFLAGERNIRYLRDNNVRIWDEWADENGDLGPIYGVQWRSWPTPEGGHIDQIARVVAQIRDNPDSRRHIVTAWNPAEIERMGLPPCHVLFQFYVAEGRLSCQLYQRSADLFLGVPFNIASYALLTHMIAQVTGLQPGTFIHTLGDAHLYLNHLEQADTQLARDPLPLPTLELNPGVDDLFDFRFDDIQVSGYHSHPRITAPIAV, encoded by the coding sequence ATGCAGCAATACCTCGATCTCCTCCGCCATGTCCGCGACCACGGCGTCGAGAAGGCCGATCGCACCGGCACCGGCACCCGCTCGGTATTCGGCTGGCAGGCGCGCTATGACCTGGCCGATGGCTTCCCGATGGTGACCACCAAGCGGCTGCATCTGCGCGCCATTATCCATGAGCTGTTGTGGTTCCTCGCCGGCGAGCGGAATATCCGTTATCTCAGGGACAACAATGTCCGCATCTGGGATGAGTGGGCCGACGAGAACGGCGATCTGGGGCCCATCTATGGCGTTCAGTGGCGATCCTGGCCCACGCCCGAGGGCGGTCATATCGACCAGATCGCCCGGGTCGTGGCGCAGATCCGTGACAACCCCGACTCGCGCCGCCATATCGTCACTGCCTGGAACCCGGCTGAAATCGAGCGTATGGGGCTACCGCCCTGTCACGTGCTGTTCCAGTTCTATGTCGCCGAGGGGCGTCTGTCCTGTCAGCTCTACCAGCGCAGCGCCGATCTGTTCCTGGGCGTGCCCTTCAACATCGCCTCCTACGCCCTGCTCACCCACATGATCGCGCAGGTCACCGGCCTGCAGCCGGGGACGTTCATCCACACGCTGGGCGATGCGCATCTCTACCTCAACCATCTGGAGCAGGCCGATACCCAGCTCGCCCGCGATCCGCTGCCGCTCCCCACCCTCGAGCTCAATCCGGGCGTCGATGATCTGTTCGACTTCCGCTTTGACGACATCCAGGTGAGCGGCTATCACTCCCATCCGCGCATCACCGCGCCCATCGCCGTCTAG
- a CDS encoding TIGR02449 family protein, which produces MVDSVSEQTARLEQRVERLIKLCEQLRDENRVLLRTQESLNAERAALREKNDTARTRIEAMISRLKALEQDG; this is translated from the coding sequence GTGGTTGATTCCGTTAGCGAACAGACGGCACGGCTGGAACAGCGCGTGGAGCGGCTGATCAAGCTCTGCGAGCAGCTGCGTGATGAGAACCGCGTGCTGCTGCGCACCCAGGAGTCGCTCAACGCCGAGCGCGCCGCGCTGCGGGAGAAAAACGACACCGCCCGCACCCGCATCGAGGCCATGATCAGTCGGCTGAAGGCCTTGGAGCAGGACGGATGA
- a CDS encoding aminopeptidase P N-terminal domain-containing protein, producing MPEPIAMDATETARHRDALMQRMGDDALAVIAGASMRPRNRDVDYPFRQDSDFRYLTGFIEPDAIAVLIPGRTAGSFILFSRERDPQRETWEGRTIGQTAAVEEYGADAAYPIDEIDAVLPGLMAGRRRLYCRLGDDEAFDQRLIGWVERARAQRGDDAPQAYEALDPLVHALRQVKSPAEIERMGEAARISAAAHTRLMETLRPGMAEYEVEAGLLYDFRRHNGEPAYPIIVGGGANACVLHYIANGDALRDGDLLLVDAGVELDGYAADITRTVPVNGRFSDAQRVVYEVVLAAQQAALERVRPGETFNAAHEAATRVLVEGMVDLGLLEGEVDALIESGDYRRYFMHRTGHWLGMDVHDVGGYRRDGEWLTLAPGMVVTVEPGLYIPPGSPVDARWQGIGVRIEDDCVVTGDGHENLTAAVPKSVEAIEAAMA from the coding sequence ATGCCGGAGCCGATCGCCATGGATGCCACTGAAACCGCCCGTCACCGCGACGCCCTCATGCAGCGGATGGGGGATGACGCGCTCGCCGTGATCGCCGGCGCATCGATGCGCCCGCGCAATCGCGACGTCGACTACCCGTTCCGGCAGGACAGCGACTTCCGCTATCTCACCGGCTTCATCGAGCCCGACGCCATCGCCGTGCTGATCCCCGGTCGCACGGCGGGATCGTTCATTCTGTTCTCCCGCGAGCGTGATCCGCAGCGCGAGACCTGGGAGGGACGGACCATCGGGCAGACCGCTGCGGTCGAGGAATACGGCGCCGATGCGGCCTATCCCATTGACGAGATCGACGCCGTCCTGCCCGGGCTGATGGCAGGCCGCCGGCGGCTCTACTGCCGACTGGGTGATGATGAGGCCTTCGATCAGCGTCTGATCGGCTGGGTCGAGCGGGCCCGGGCCCAGCGCGGTGACGATGCCCCACAGGCCTACGAGGCGCTGGATCCGCTGGTCCATGCCCTGCGCCAGGTGAAATCCCCCGCCGAGATCGAGCGCATGGGCGAGGCCGCGCGGATCTCCGCCGCCGCCCATACCCGATTGATGGAGACCCTGCGCCCCGGTATGGCGGAGTACGAGGTCGAGGCGGGGCTGCTCTACGATTTCCGCCGCCATAATGGCGAGCCGGCCTATCCGATCATTGTCGGCGGCGGCGCCAATGCCTGTGTGCTCCACTACATCGCCAACGGTGATGCCCTGCGTGATGGCGATCTGCTGCTGGTGGATGCCGGTGTCGAGCTCGATGGCTATGCCGCCGACATCACCCGGACCGTGCCGGTGAACGGGCGCTTCAGTGACGCGCAGCGCGTGGTCTACGAGGTGGTGCTGGCCGCCCAGCAGGCGGCCCTCGAGCGGGTCCGCCCGGGCGAGACCTTCAACGCCGCCCACGAGGCCGCCACCCGGGTGCTGGTCGAGGGCATGGTGGATCTGGGCCTGCTGGAGGGCGAGGTCGATGCGTTGATCGAGTCGGGCGATTACCGGCGCTATTTCATGCATCGCACCGGTCACTGGCTGGGGATGGATGTGCACGACGTCGGTGGCTATCGCCGCGACGGCGAATGGCTGACCCTGGCGCCCGGTATGGTGGTGACGGTGGAGCCGGGGCTCTACATCCCGCCGGGCAGTCCGGTGGACGCCCGCTGGCAGGGCATTGGCGTGCGCATCGAGGATGACTGCGTGGTCACCGGCGATGGTCATGAAAACCTCACCGCCGCGGTGCCGAAGTCGGTCGAGGCCATCGAGGCGGCGATGGCCTGA
- a CDS encoding UPF0149 family protein, translating to MSQSERYTEVVAALAGVDAEISAAEAQGMLCGLFCSPETPEAAQWIAQVLDGLSPKGEPARDVLEALTALYQDTRDRLENDSLEFEPLLPDDDEPISLRAAALGQWCEGFLFGIGVAGSHDPAKLPREANEVINDLTEIARIDHDSAVDEDTEIAYTELVEYLRAATLLVREHTALPSSAQPVDAGDRADPDLLH from the coding sequence ATGAGTCAATCTGAACGCTATACCGAAGTGGTGGCGGCGCTGGCGGGCGTCGACGCCGAAATCTCCGCCGCCGAGGCGCAGGGCATGCTCTGCGGGTTATTCTGCAGCCCCGAGACCCCGGAGGCGGCGCAATGGATCGCCCAGGTCCTCGATGGCCTGTCGCCCAAGGGTGAGCCGGCGCGGGACGTCCTCGAGGCGCTGACCGCGCTCTATCAGGACACCCGCGACCGGCTCGAGAACGACAGCCTCGAGTTCGAGCCGCTGCTCCCCGACGATGATGAGCCCATCAGCCTGCGCGCCGCTGCGCTCGGGCAGTGGTGCGAGGGGTTTCTGTTTGGCATCGGCGTCGCGGGCAGCCACGACCCGGCCAAGCTGCCGCGTGAGGCCAACGAGGTGATCAATGACCTCACCGAGATCGCGCGCATCGACCACGACTCGGCGGTCGATGAGGACACCGAGATCGCCTATACCGAGCTGGTGGAGTATCTGCGCGCGGCGACGCTGCTGGTGCGCGAGCACACCGCACTGCCCTCCTCGGCCCAGCCGGTGGATGCGGGGGACCGCGCCGACCCTGACCTGCTCCACTGA
- a CDS encoding TIGR04211 family SH3 domain-containing protein: MRLGGAMMVGLAIALGGPAIAQTTAYVTDELEITLRSGQGNDYRIMRLLSSGSQLEVLQRGETWTQVRAGDDEGWVRSLYLQPDPGAAAQLEAATNRLSELRDENQTLSERVTELESRLETLSDDNRQLQADNQRMTQRLQEAGEGLELADENQALQKEVLDLERQVQDLSREADRMADRESRDWFIAGAGVIVFGMLLGITLTRVRWRRRSSWSEL; the protein is encoded by the coding sequence GTGCGACTGGGTGGAGCGATGATGGTGGGGCTGGCCATTGCGCTGGGTGGCCCCGCCATCGCCCAGACCACCGCCTATGTCACCGATGAGCTCGAGATTACCCTGCGCAGCGGCCAGGGCAATGACTACCGCATCATGCGCCTGCTCAGCTCCGGCAGCCAGCTCGAGGTCCTCCAGCGCGGCGAGACCTGGACGCAGGTGCGCGCCGGCGATGATGAGGGCTGGGTGCGCAGTCTCTATCTGCAGCCCGACCCCGGCGCAGCGGCGCAGCTCGAGGCGGCCACCAACCGCCTGAGCGAATTGCGCGACGAGAATCAGACCCTCAGCGAGCGGGTGACCGAGCTTGAGTCGCGGCTCGAGACGCTGAGTGATGACAACCGGCAGCTGCAGGCCGATAACCAGCGCATGACCCAGCGCTTGCAGGAGGCCGGCGAAGGGCTCGAACTGGCCGACGAGAACCAGGCGCTGCAAAAGGAGGTGCTCGATCTCGAGCGCCAGGTTCAGGATCTCTCGCGTGAGGCCGATCGCATGGCCGATCGCGAGAGCCGGGACTGGTTCATCGCCGGGGCCGGGGTGATCGTCTTCGGCATGCTGCTGGGCATTACCCTGACCCGTGTCCGCTGGCGTCGGCGCAGCAGCTGGAGCGAGCTGTAG
- a CDS encoding EVE domain-containing protein yields MAYWLMKSEPDVYGIDHLAAEPDGTEHWDGIRNYQVRNLFRDRFQPGDQAFFYHSNTKVPGIVGIMEVVSEAYPDHTAFDPDEKYYDPKSDPDHPRWLMVDVRYIRHLDRLITLAELKADPALADMRLVQRGNRLSVMPVSEVEWQHILDMEKQDGNDNR; encoded by the coding sequence ATGGCCTACTGGCTCATGAAATCCGAACCGGATGTCTACGGGATCGACCATCTCGCCGCCGAACCCGATGGGACCGAGCACTGGGATGGGATCCGCAACTACCAGGTCCGCAACCTGTTCCGCGACCGCTTCCAGCCCGGCGACCAGGCCTTTTTCTATCACTCCAACACCAAGGTGCCGGGGATCGTGGGCATCATGGAGGTGGTCAGCGAGGCCTATCCCGACCACACCGCCTTTGACCCGGACGAGAAGTACTACGACCCGAAGAGCGACCCGGATCATCCGCGCTGGCTCATGGTCGATGTGCGCTATATCCGCCACCTCGATCGCCTGATCACGCTCGCCGAGCTCAAGGCCGATCCCGCGCTCGCCGACATGCGGCTGGTCCAGCGCGGGAACCGGCTGTCGGTGATGCCGGTCAGCGAGGTGGAGTGGCAACATATCCTCGACATGGAAAAGCAGGATGGCAACGACAACCGATAA
- a CDS encoding dihydrofolate reductase has protein sequence MQITFVVAMTDNRVIGQGNDLPWRLPDDMRHFVALTRDKPIVMGRRNYQSIGRPLPRRQNIVMTRDPDWSAPGVEVVHSVAAAIAAAGEVDELMVIGGAAIYAAFLPRADRIELTRVRTELAGDTWFPVFEGPDWQRTATTHHPADAEHAYPMDFETWERQPAD, from the coding sequence ATGCAGATAACCTTCGTCGTCGCCATGACCGACAACCGTGTGATCGGCCAGGGCAATGATCTGCCCTGGCGGCTGCCCGACGACATGCGGCATTTCGTGGCGCTGACCCGGGACAAGCCCATCGTCATGGGGCGCCGCAACTACCAGTCCATCGGCCGGCCGCTGCCGCGGCGCCAGAACATCGTCATGACCCGCGATCCGGACTGGTCGGCGCCGGGGGTCGAGGTGGTGCATTCCGTAGCGGCGGCGATCGCGGCGGCGGGCGAGGTGGATGAGCTCATGGTGATCGGCGGCGCGGCCATCTATGCGGCATTCCTGCCACGGGCCGATCGCATCGAGCTGACCCGGGTGCGGACGGAGCTGGCGGGGGATACGTGGTTTCCGGTGTTCGAGGGCCCGGACTGGCAGCGCACGGCGACCACCCATCATCCGGCCGACGCCGAGCACGCCTACCCGATGGATTTCGAGACCTGGGAGCGCCAGCCCGCGGACTAG
- the argA gene encoding amino-acid N-acetyltransferase, which produces MTDRLDALVDWFRHSSPFIHAHRGRTFVVSVGGEALTDGTAAALVHDLALLNGLGIRLVLVPGARPQIDERLNARGAAIRYVNGLRVTDAEALGCVVDAVGSVRLAIEALFSMGLANSPMAGLRLQVASGNFVTARPLGVRDGIDYLQTGEVRRVDTAAIRQRLDDGALVLMSPLGVSPTGEQFNLYAEDVAVAAARGLQADKLLFLHEGEGLVTAAGTPLGELTVEEARERFEPATPTAEPLGAQVARAIAACRGGVPRVHLLPRRRDGAILGELFTRDGVGTLITPRAFERLRAASVEDISGILALIAPLEDDGTLVRRTRERLETEIGDFTVMEREGTVVACAALHRIADTAAAEIACLVVHPGYRDGHRGRQLLERLERDAVAAGCEALFVLTTRTAHWFREQGFAPTEVESLPAGRRAFYNLARGSKVLAKALG; this is translated from the coding sequence ATGACCGACCGGCTCGATGCACTGGTGGACTGGTTCCGCCACAGCTCGCCGTTCATCCATGCCCATCGCGGGCGCACGTTCGTGGTGAGTGTCGGGGGCGAGGCGCTGACCGATGGGACGGCCGCGGCGCTGGTCCATGACCTGGCGCTGCTCAACGGCCTGGGGATCCGGCTGGTGCTGGTCCCGGGGGCGCGGCCGCAGATCGATGAGCGCCTCAATGCCCGCGGCGCGGCGATCCGCTACGTCAACGGCCTGCGGGTGACCGACGCCGAGGCCCTCGGCTGTGTGGTGGATGCCGTGGGCAGTGTCCGGCTCGCCATCGAGGCGCTGTTCTCCATGGGGCTTGCCAACTCGCCCATGGCAGGGCTGCGCCTGCAGGTCGCCAGTGGCAATTTCGTCACCGCCCGGCCGCTGGGGGTGCGCGATGGCATCGATTACCTGCAGACCGGCGAGGTGCGCCGGGTTGATACCGCCGCCATCCGTCAGCGGCTCGATGATGGTGCGTTGGTGCTGATGAGTCCGCTCGGGGTCTCGCCGACCGGCGAGCAGTTCAACCTCTACGCCGAGGATGTCGCCGTGGCCGCGGCACGGGGGCTGCAGGCCGATAAGCTCCTGTTCCTCCACGAGGGCGAGGGCCTGGTCACCGCCGCGGGCACGCCGCTCGGCGAGCTGACGGTGGAGGAGGCCCGTGAGCGCTTCGAGCCGGCCACCCCCACGGCCGAACCCCTCGGCGCTCAGGTTGCCCGCGCCATCGCGGCCTGCCGGGGGGGGGTGCCGCGGGTGCATCTGCTGCCAAGACGCCGCGACGGGGCCATCCTCGGTGAGCTCTTCACCCGCGATGGTGTCGGCACATTGATCACGCCACGCGCTTTCGAGCGCCTGCGGGCAGCCTCGGTGGAGGATATCAGCGGTATCCTGGCACTGATCGCACCGCTCGAGGACGACGGGACGCTGGTCCGTCGGACCCGCGAGCGGCTCGAGACCGAGATTGGTGACTTCACGGTGATGGAGCGCGAGGGGACGGTGGTCGCCTGTGCGGCGCTGCATCGTATTGCGGATACCGCCGCGGCGGAGATCGCCTGTCTGGTGGTGCATCCGGGCTATCGCGATGGCCATCGCGGCCGCCAGCTCCTCGAGCGGCTGGAGCGTGACGCCGTGGCGGCGGGCTGCGAGGCGCTGTTCGTACTCACCACCCGCACCGCGCACTGGTTCCGCGAGCAGGGCTTCGCGCCGACCGAGGTCGAGTCACTGCCCGCCGGGCGGCGGGCCTTCTACAACCTCGCGCGCGGCTCCAAGGTGCTGGCCAAGGCCCTCGGCTAG